One Tamlana carrageenivorans genomic region harbors:
- a CDS encoding class I SAM-dependent rRNA methyltransferase produces MLFSPKIEYKNQPKRLAVKLNGKGEQFVLQGHPWVFSNNIIKINDGAKSGDLAIIFGKSKNRVIGLGLYDANSPIRIKMLHSGYEKVEINADFFQKKIEEAFSKRKGLLKSNTNSYRLLFGENDGFPGLIADVYAQVLVVKIYSEIWLPYIKSIIPSLQQTAKAETVVLRLSRGLEQSKLHQFENGEVIYGTLENEVVKFVEHNVNFSANVIKGHKTGYFLDHRANRKQVGQWSKGKTVLDVFSYAGGFSVHALYNGAKEVTSLDISAQALEVAVQNGKLNDYSGKHKVIAGDAFEALSELIKDKVTFDVVVIDPPSFAKQASEISLAKKKYAQLAQLGERLTAKKGLLVLASCSSRVHAQDFFEINRDVLDKTKRPYKMILKTEHDTDHPIGFPEGAYLKCGYYRFLD; encoded by the coding sequence ATGCTTTTTTCTCCAAAAATTGAATACAAAAATCAACCCAAAAGATTAGCTGTAAAACTAAATGGTAAAGGAGAACAGTTTGTCCTTCAGGGACATCCTTGGGTGTTTTCAAATAATATTATAAAAATTAACGACGGCGCCAAGTCGGGTGATTTAGCTATTATTTTTGGAAAAAGTAAAAACCGTGTTATCGGACTAGGGTTGTATGATGCGAACTCGCCTATTCGGATAAAAATGTTACATAGTGGTTACGAAAAAGTAGAAATTAATGCCGATTTCTTTCAAAAGAAAATAGAAGAAGCTTTTTCAAAAAGAAAAGGACTGTTAAAATCAAATACCAACAGTTACCGATTGTTATTTGGTGAAAATGATGGTTTTCCAGGGCTCATAGCCGATGTTTATGCTCAAGTTTTAGTGGTTAAAATTTACTCCGAAATTTGGTTGCCTTACATAAAAAGTATTATTCCGAGTTTGCAACAAACAGCAAAAGCAGAAACTGTCGTGTTGCGTTTAAGCCGTGGTTTAGAACAATCAAAACTGCATCAATTTGAAAACGGCGAAGTAATTTATGGTACATTAGAAAATGAAGTGGTAAAGTTTGTAGAACACAACGTTAACTTTTCAGCAAACGTAATTAAAGGTCATAAAACGGGCTATTTTTTAGATCATCGTGCCAATCGTAAACAAGTAGGGCAGTGGAGTAAAGGCAAAACGGTTTTAGATGTGTTTTCTTATGCTGGCGGATTTTCGGTACATGCCTTGTATAACGGCGCAAAGGAAGTCACTAGTTTAGATATAAGTGCACAGGCTTTAGAGGTTGCCGTGCAAAATGGAAAACTCAATGATTACAGCGGAAAACATAAAGTGATTGCTGGCGATGCTTTTGAAGCGTTGTCTGAACTTATAAAAGATAAAGTCACGTTTGATGTGGTGGTTATCGATCCACCAAGTTTCGCTAAACAAGCTTCAGAAATTAGTCTTGCTAAAAAGAAATATGCACAATTAGCCCAGTTAGGTGAACGGTTAACGGCAAAAAAAGGGCTACTCGTTTTAGCTTCTTGTTCTTCACGGGTGCATGCTCAAGATTTTTTTGAAATTAATCGAGATGTCTTAGATAAAACGAAGCGCCCCTATAAAATGATTTTAAAAACAGAGCACGATACCGACCACCCTATAGGATTTCCAGAAGGAGCCTATTTAAAATGTGGTTATTACCGTTTTCTGGATTAA
- a CDS encoding NAD(P)H-dependent flavin oxidoreductase: MPTKLTQLLDIKYPIIQAPMFLVSNVDMVKEAMNCGIAGCIPALNYRTLDELKIAIKELKAAKPKYGAFGFNLIVNKSNVKFNGQLSVICELGCDFIITSLGSPEETIKEAHKAGIKVFCDVVDLKYAKKVEALGADAIIAVNNEAGGHRGQLTPQALIKELHQHCNIPIISAGGVGCKDDIEKMLSYGASGVSVGSLFIASEEAGVTQEYKQACVDYGKNDIVMTKRISGTPCTVINTPYVQRIGTDQTWLESILNKNKVLKKWVKMIRFIIGMNATKNAATKATYKTVWVAGPSIEYSNKILPVKEIVRRLVS, translated from the coding sequence ATGCCTACTAAACTTACACAACTTCTAGATATTAAATACCCTATTATCCAGGCACCTATGTTTCTCGTTTCAAATGTAGACATGGTTAAGGAGGCTATGAACTGTGGTATTGCAGGCTGTATACCGGCACTAAATTATAGAACTTTAGACGAGCTAAAAATAGCCATCAAGGAACTTAAAGCGGCAAAACCTAAATATGGTGCTTTTGGTTTTAATCTCATTGTAAACAAATCTAACGTAAAGTTTAACGGCCAATTAAGTGTTATTTGTGAATTGGGTTGCGATTTTATTATCACGTCGCTTGGTAGTCCAGAAGAAACCATTAAGGAAGCTCATAAAGCAGGAATAAAAGTGTTTTGTGATGTTGTGGATCTAAAATATGCCAAAAAAGTAGAAGCTTTAGGTGCCGATGCGATTATTGCTGTTAATAATGAAGCCGGTGGTCATCGCGGGCAATTAACACCACAAGCTTTAATAAAGGAGCTGCACCAACATTGTAATATTCCTATTATTTCAGCTGGGGGTGTGGGTTGTAAAGATGATATTGAAAAAATGCTAAGCTATGGCGCTAGCGGGGTTTCGGTAGGAAGTTTGTTTATAGCATCGGAGGAAGCAGGCGTTACGCAAGAGTATAAACAAGCCTGTGTGGACTATGGTAAAAACGATATTGTCATGACCAAACGCATTTCAGGGACTCCATGTACCGTTATTAATACACCTTATGTACAGCGTATAGGGACCGATCAAACTTGGTTAGAGTCTATTCTAAATAAAAATAAAGTGCTTAAAAAATGGGTGAAAATGATTCGCTTTATCATAGGTATGAATGCTACAAAAAACGCTGCGACTAAGGCTACATATAAAACGGTTTGGGTTGCTGGACCAAGCATTGAATACAGTAATAAAATTTTGCCCGTAAAGGAAATTGTTAGGCGATTAGTAAGTTAA